The following are encoded together in the Borrelia hispanica CRI genome:
- a CDS encoding DUF226 domain-containing protein encodes MANIYETSQKQNSIFIQIEKKGNRTLYHTKITKDFYIFGIDKKKNHKFFIILNELFKGKRCIFHLFHLKEDDKFLGIFYGYRKPIKNVMRRYEDNGVLKISTFSKIYYVEFRFKKGSIFCYIKGISSLINRKKIGTVYCQTLLAIIVRLEREVYEFYSKELPKKGNIVKWIEKNLK; translated from the coding sequence ATGGCAAATATATATGAAACATCACAAAAACAAAATTCTATATTCATTCAAATAGAAAAAAAAGGAAATAGAACGCTTTATCATACGAAAATCACAAAAGATTTTTATATCTTTGGAATAGATAAAAAGAAAAATCATAAATTTTTTATCATTTTAAACGAACTTTTCAAAGGAAAGAGATGTATATTTCACCTGTTTCATTTAAAAGAAGATGACAAGTTTTTAGGTATTTTTTATGGATATAGAAAGCCCATAAAAAATGTAATGAGAAGATATGAAGATAATGGGGTTCTCAAAATATCCACTTTTTCAAAAATTTATTATGTAGAATTTCGATTTAAAAAAGGTAGTATTTTTTGTTATATAAAAGGAATTTCTTCTTTGATTAATAGAAAAAAGATAGGTACTGTATATTGTCAAACTTTACTTGCGATTATTGTGAGATTAGAAAGAGAAGTATATGAATTTTATAGTAAAGAATTACCAAAAAAAGGAAATATAGTCAAATGGATCGAAAAAAATCTAAAGTAA